One Ranitomeya imitator isolate aRanImi1 chromosome 1, aRanImi1.pri, whole genome shotgun sequence DNA window includes the following coding sequences:
- the LOC138640149 gene encoding olfactory receptor 5AR1-like, with the protein MDCSFYILDEVFALNVNYTFNKLCTKQQYRRNKNIFNTCYHSNLVLSPLMRHFSPTLLLPELTIEDEKSFLNLEGRGSQLQDIELLNQSSEIRFILLGLSDVPYLKVIAFLAFLVIYVITLLANFLLIIAVRINPKLHTPMYFFLTNLSFIDICFATTVVPKILKNTLSADKSVSLLECAIQMHFHLGFGSSECFLLAIMSYDRFAAICRPLHYTTIMSKKMCISMAAATWISSFIHSILEVTYTFQLSFCHSNHLNHFFCEVPPFFKIACSDTWLHEVTMFITAGIIASLTFLLILVSYVQIVSTILKINSSDRSYKTFSTCVSHIIVVTFYYGTIMILYLRPRSLSSPNMDKSVAILYSAVTPMLNPIIYSVRNKDVKNTVIKNLIQDVLRMNLFL; encoded by the exons ATGGACTGCT CCTTTTACATTTTAGATGAGGTATTTGCCTTAAATGTGAACTATACTTTCAACAAGCTTTGCACAAAACAACAGTACAGGCGAAATAAGAATATTTTTAATACATGTTATCATAGTAATCttgttctttctccacttatgagacacTTCTCCCCCACCCTGCTGCTACCTGAATTGACCATTGAAGATGAAAAAAGCTTCTTAA ATTTAGAAGGTAGAG GTTCTCAATTACAAGATATTGAACTATTAAACCAGTCCTCTGAGATTAGATTTATACTCCTTGGTTTGTCTGATGTCCCTTACTTGAAGGTCATTGCCTTCCTCGCATTCTTGGTGATCTATGTGATAACATTGTTGGCAAACTTTCTACTGATTATTGCAGTGAGAATAAATCCAAAGCTCCACACTCCCATGTACTTTTTTCTTACTAATCTCTCTTTCATTGACATTTGCTTCGCTACTACTGTGGTGCCTAAAATTCTAAAGAACACATTATCCGCAGACAAGAGCGTCTCTCTACTAGAATGCGCCATCCAGATGCACTTTCACTTGGGTTTTGGCTCCTCAGAGTGTTTTCTACTTGCCATCATGTCTTATGATAGATTTGCTGCCATCTGTAGACCACTGCACTATACCACCATCATGAGCAAGAAGATGTGTATCAGTATGGCCGCTGCGACATGGATCTCAAGTTTCATCCACTCTATTTTAGAAGTTACCTACACCTTCCAGTTGTCTTTCTGCCATTCTAATCATCTCAACCACTTCTTTTGTGAGGTTCCTCCATTCTTTAAAATAGCTTGCAGTGATACTTGGCTCCATGAAGTAACAATGTTTATTACAGCCGGGATCATAGCAAGTTTGACCTTTCTCTTGATTCTGGTTTCGTATGTCCAAATCGTGTCCACAATTTTGAAGATCAATTCTTCTGATCGGAGCTATAAAACATTCTCCACATGTGTCTCTCACATTATTGTGGTGACTTTCTACTATGGGACCATTATGATTCTGTATTTACGGccacgttccctttcttctccaaacatgGACAAATCTGTTGCCATCCTCTACTCAGCTGTGACGCCCATGCTAAATCCCATTATCTACAGTGTCAGAAATAAGGATGTCAAAAACACAGTAATAAAGAATCTAATCCAAGATGTCTTACGAATGAATTTATTTTTATGA